CAATATCCTCACAATTCAAGAACTTCTCACAATTTAGACAAACTTCAACTCTTTCTCTCTTCAACTTTCTTTCTAAATCTTCTTTTTTCATATTCATCAATCAAATATGTGAAAGGACTAAGCTGAACCACACTAAAATCCTAAAAGACTCTTCCATTGAAACATTAGATTACAGCGAGTTTCTGGAAGCCGCAAGTTTTCAAAACCAATGGACATTAGGTATCATGCTATTCTTGTCCCAAAGCCTTGTGGCATAGGACTGTTGTTATACACCTCTTGCACATTGAAGAGATAGACAGGTCTATCTAATCGACGTTTCTCAAGTGGAATATAATGGAAAGAATCATGAACAGCGTTTACAAACTCGTAGTATAAGCCTTCTTGGTGAATGTCCAGCCATCCATGAAGCTCGAAGCTTAAATTTGATGGTCTATAGAAGAGCAGACAAGCAGTCTTATTTTGCTGAACTATCTTCCACGTATGTTTAGACGAATGTGGCTTGCTTTTTGCTAGTTCAATGGTGGACATTTTGGTGAAATCAACCTTGCGCTTAGCCTTTTGAGGTTCAAAATAGAGATACTCCAGAAGCAACCTCATTCCATCTCTTTGATAGTCTTCCATTATCTTGGCTTTTTCTTCGCTGGCTTGAGCTCTCTCAAACTTCCTATCAGCAGATACTGCGTGTCGATTAAACGCATTTGTCGCTTCAGAAAAGAACTCTTCTTTTAGTACATATCCCATGCCAACTATCTTTGCATTTAGGTGGATTTTTCCACTTGGTTCAGCAAATGCTGTACATAAAGCTGGATTGTGTCTTGTGCTTTCAAGGAAGAAAAGGTTCATGTCTCTCTCGTGTTTGCCTTCTAGAAAAGCCTTGATTGAGTCACGTCTCGAGAAAAAATTCCATTTCAAAAACTTTGACGGCAGTTCTACAACCATATTCACAACCTCAGATTGTCAAGCTATACTAAGTCAAAGGAGTTTTACAAATTTATAATTTCTAATCCAGTTTAATTTTTTAGAAATTCTGGTTTTCTTGATGATTAGAAATTTAGAAAATTATAAAACTGCGAGTCTTGAGGCATCTCCATCTGGTCTCTCTGTTAGCTTCTGTGGATTGACTCTTGGCGCGCACATGAATTAGTTTAGGAATTCAGTGACTTCATCGACCGATTTTCTGGGTCTTGGCTTTGGGTTTTCCGAAGGCCATCCAAGTGCGACAGCAGCCATTAACTTCCAAGGCTTTCCAAGATATTTCTTCAAAGCTTCTAGTGTGCAGAAAATGTCGCCAATCCATAAAGTTCCAAGTCCTAAAGAATAAGCTTTGAGAAGCATGTTTTGAATTGCAGCTGCCACACTATGATTTTCAGTCTCCCAACCTCTTTCAGCCGTATTCCAAACCATAATTACAACTGGAGCTTCTTCCATAATGGAACAAGATGAAAAGGAAGAACCCATTTTCCTTTCGCCGATTCTCTTAGATTCCATTTCCAGCTCATGTTTAAACAAGTCAGTTAACTCCTTCTTTACCTGACCAGTAAGCACAGTGAAGCGCCATTGTTGACCATTCTTTGCTGAAGGAGCAAAGGTTGCAGCTTTGACGATTTGTCTTATCAGTTCTCCTGGCACACCCTTGCTAAGGTAACTTCGAATACTTCTTCTACCCTCTAAAGCTTGATCCAAATCCATTTGCATTTACCTCGGCTCTCTACCAATAACAAACATGTTAATTAGATTTTATGTACATGTCTCTCCTTCAGTTTCGTGGATTACTTTCAACTACTAGCAAGTTCGAGTTCGCTACAAACATTCTAAGGAGTTCATGGATAGATTTCGATTTTGTTCGATTCTCAGACAAGATTGAAATGTTGCTGTTGTGCAATTTCTATTTTGGGTGATAGTAACGTCTGAAGAAGAGGATGAACGGTTTTTCTGGTTTGATGAGGAACTAGACAGGGAAGATGAAGATGAAGAAGACGGTCGAGACCGATTTTGCCATTGACGATTTGAAAGCCATCAAGATTGCTGGCAAGTTGCTTGACCTTTACCAGTACAATGCTTTGCAAGGACATTCCTTGGAGCTCTTCCTTAAGATATCTACAGATGCGTACGCATATGACGTAGCGTCGAGTAGGAGATTCTTTCAAAAACGATAAATAGTCTCCGAGACATGTTGTATTTGGGAGATAGTATGAAAAGTGTAGTTCTGCCAACACTGAGCTTACTTCTAATTAGTATGTTTCCATTTGGAAGCGGAGAGATACCAAGTCTGTCGTTCTCTTTAACCCCTTATGTAATGTTTGCGAACTCAGCTACCGAAACAATAAGATTTGAAACCAATGTGAACGCAAACTTCACCATAGACTATGGCACAACCGCATCATATGGACACATTGTAAGCAGAGGCACTCTAGATATCATGCATGAAATAAACATAACTGGGTTGTTGCCAAACACTTTGTATTATTATAATGTAACTATCAAGAGTCCAGATGGTCAAACCAGCAGTTATGATTCAACTTTCACAACAGCTGTCGATGGTGGAACTTCTGCGTCAAATTTCGTATTTGCTGTTCTAGGAGATTCGAGAGCAGATTCTGGTGATGGTGTGGACACTAACGAGTTTCCAACTCTGATAAATCACGCTGTCAACAATTACAATCCAAGATTCATAATTATGACAGGCGATGTAGTTACAACTAGTGGTAACGATTACAACACGATAAAGCAAGCCTGGAAAACATATACAGACCAAGTAGTAAGCATTTCCGACCACATACCAATCTTCAATGCACTGGGAAAT
Above is a window of Candidatus Bathyarchaeota archaeon DNA encoding:
- a CDS encoding nitroreductase family protein — encoded protein: MQMDLDQALEGRRSIRSYLSKGVPGELIRQIVKAATFAPSAKNGQQWRFTVLTGQVKKELTDLFKHELEMESKRIGERKMGSSFSSCSIMEEAPVVIMVWNTAERGWETENHSVAAAIQNMLLKAYSLGLGTLWIGDIFCTLEALKKYLGKPWKLMAAVALGWPSENPKPRPRKSVDEVTEFLN